The sequence GCAGGCCGCCCTAACATCGGGCCCGAGGCGGATGGGCGAGGGGGACCGTGTGGCTCAGGTGTTTCTACCCGCGGGGGTCTACAACCCCGTCGTGACCGCGGACGGGCAGCGATGGCGCGACTTCGAGCTGGAGGCTCAGGGGTCGGTCGTGGTGGCGGCGCCCCGGGAGCCCGAGCGGGGGCAGTGGCGACCACTGCGGCTGGAGCGCTGCAGGCCGTACGGCGTGGCCGGAGGGCTGGCGCGGCCCGATCCGCAGACCCAGGAAGACATGGTGCGGGCCGTGCCGGTGACGGAGCAGGGGATACCCCGGCGCTTTCCCGACCCCCGGGGCATGTGGATCAGGTTGATCAACGGAGCCGGAGCCGCCGAGGACCCCTTCCGGGCGACCAACGCGGTGGACTGCGCCCTGGCGGTGCTCTGCACCTGGTACGGCGCGCCGACGGTGGCCGCTCCCCGGCGGCCGGAGTACGACCGGGTCGGAAAGCCGCTGCTCACCGGTGAGGCCGGGGGAGTCGCCCGAGCCGAGCGATGGCTGGGGCAGCGCTTCCAGTACGTGGGACAGGGGCGCCATGCCTACCTCCCGATCGCCCAGGCCCTGCTGGCCGGAGGACACGGAGCCGCCGCGATCATCATCAACCGCTGGCCGGCCGGCGGCAGCCACGCCTGGAACGCGGTCAACTCCGGCGGAGAGGTGATCTGGATCGACGCGCAGCGCGGCCACATGGCGGTCGAGCCGCCCTACGAGTCGGTGACGGGCGTCTTCTGCGTGGTCATCGACAGGGACGGGCGCCGGCTGTGAACCTCGACCAGGCCAGAGCCATCGCCGAGGAATACTTCAACGGTGTCCGCAGCCCCGGCTCCGCAGCGGAGATCAGGATATACACCTTCAACGAAGGCTACGTCGCCTGGTCGAAGGAGCCCGAACCCGACGACCCCAGCGTGCTGCCCGACACCGTCGGCTCCGGCTGCGTCGTGATCGACAGAGCCACCGGCGAGGTCGTCATCCGCCCCCTGCTCAACCCCGAGACGGTGGCGGACCAGTGGCCGGGGCGCCGCCCCCGATAGAAGACGCCCCGGCCACCGGCAGAAGACCCCGCTCAGCCCGAGGCGAGCGACCCCACGATCGAGGCACGCGCCGCCCTGCGGGCAGGCAGCACGGCGGCCAGCACCCCGGCCAGACCGGACAGCGCCACGAACGCCAGGATCTGCAGGACCGGAAGCCGGAACGCGACATCCCCCGTCATCGTCTGCGCCGCGGCCCAGCCGAACGTGACACCGAGCACCACACCGACCAGCGCGCCGATGAGCCCCAGGATCAACGCCTCCACCGAGAGCATCCACCGCAACTGCGGCCGGGTCAGCCCGAGCGCCCGCAGCAACGCCGACTCCCGGGTCCGCTCATGGACCGACAGGGAGAGCGTGTTGGCGATACCCAGCAGGGAGATCAGCACCGCCAGGCCCAGCAGACCCGTGATGATCATCAACATCATGTCGAGCGCCTCGTCGAACTCGCCCCGCACCTCCGTCGAACTGGCGACCTTCGCCGTCGGATACGGCTGCGCCGCCGCCTCGACCACCTTGCGGGCCTGCTCGGGACCGACACCGTCCCTGGCGTTGACCAGCACCCGGCTGTCGCCGACCGCGCCGAAGTAACGCTCGAAATCCTCCTTGGGCACCGTCACCCCCGCCAGGTCGGTGACCTCGGAGTCGAAGGTGGACACAACCGCCAGCTCCACCGTGCCGGCCTTGGCCGTCCGCACCGGCACCCGGTCACCGACCTTGAGACCGAGATCCTTGGCGACATAGTCGGCGACGACCGCGGTCCCCGGCCTGAGCACGTCGATCGAACCCGTCACCAGCTCCGGCCTGAAGTCCGCGGGCGCGACGAACGTCCCGACCTCGTACTCGTCCTTCCCGACCTTGGCAATGGTCTGGCGGAACGCGGCCACACCGGTCAGCTCCGGCCTGCTCCGCAGATCCTCCGCCAGCGCGCGGGGCAACCCGGAATCACGGGCCTGCGGCTGGATCATGTAGTCCACGGGAAACTGGTCGTCGAGCTTCTGGGAGTACGTCGCCCGCATGGTGCCGGTCAGAACGGCGATCAGCGTCATCAGCGTCACCCCCACGGTGAGCGCCACCGTCGTGGTGGCCGACCGCTTGGGATTACGCCGCGAATTGTCCACCGCCAGCCTGCCGGGCACCTTGAAAAGCCGCGCCGGCAACCAGCCCACGAAAGCCCCCAACGGCTTGACGATCACCGGACCCAGCGTCAGCACCCCGAGGAAGACGAGCGACCCTCCGACCATGACCACGATGAGCGCGGCCTGACCGGGCTCCATCCCCAGCGCGGCCACCGTCGCGCCCACCCCCGCGACCAGGAACAGCGAAGCGAAGATCACCCGGATCAGCCCGGCCCTGAACGTGTGCTCCTCGACCTGCGTGCGCAGCGCCGCGATCGGCGCCACCCTCGTCGCCGACCGGGCCGGCAGCAGCGCCGCCCCCACCGTGACGACCAGGCCGATGAGCAGGCCGAGCACGATCGTCCGCGGCGCCAGCGCGGCCGTAGCGGACGGCAACGGCGCACCCACCGAGGTCAGTACGGCCAGCGCACCCGCCCCCAGGCCGTAACCCAGCAGCAGGCCCAGCACCGACGACAGCAGACCGACCACCACCGACTCCAGCACGATGGAACCGAACACCTGCCCGCGGGTCGCGCCGATACAGCGCAGCAACGCCATCTCCCGCGTCCGCTGGGCGACCAGAATGTTGAAGGTGTTGTAGATGACCAGCGCGGCCACGAACATCGCCACCAGGCCGAACATCAGCAGACCCATCGTGATCATCTGGGTGTCGGCGCCGTTCTGCCTGGCCAGGGCGTCGGCATAGTCCTTGCCGGTCTTGACCTGATAATCCGGACCCAGCGCCGCGGCGATCGAATCGCGCACCGCATCCTGCGTGACGCCCTCGGCCGCGGCGACGTCGATCTCCCGGAAACCCTTCTCCCCCGTCATCGACCGGGCCGTACCCGTGGTGAAACCGACCGCGCCGGTAAAGCCGAGCTCCTGATTGAGACCCACATCGAACAGGCCCACCAGCGTGAACTCGTGCTTGACCTCCTTGGAGTCCAGCACCGTGATCGTCTCACCCACCGTGAAACCACGGGTCCTGGCGGTGTTCTCGTCGAGCACGGCCTCCGCCGGAGTCCTCGGGGCGGAACCACTGGTGATCAGGGTGCGGTTCAGCGAGCCCTCCGCGATGGAGACACCCGCCGTGGGATAGTCACCCGCGACCTTGCCGTCCTTGCCCATCAGCGCCGAAGTCCCCTGCACGAGCCCCTGGGCGTCGGCGACCCCGCCGACCGCGCGGACCTTCTCCAGCACGGCGTCCGGAACGAGCGGCTCCTCACGGGACCGCTCACCCGGCGCCGGCGTCACGGCGGCATCGATCCTGTCGGCCGCCGCGGAGAACTTCTGGGTGAAACCCGCGTCGATGGTGTCGGTGAGCACGAACGTGCCCGCGATGAAACCCACCCCCAGCGCGATCGCCAGCGAGGTGAGCAGCAGACGCAGCTTGTGCGCCCGCAACCCGGCCAGAGTCGTCTTCAGCAACTCAGGCCTCCAGCTTCATCAGCGTGTCGAGCACGGTCTGCGGCGTCGGCCTGACCAGCTCGCTGACCAGCAGACCGTCACGGAGAAAGACCACCCGATCGGCATAGGAGGCCGCGACCGGGTCATGGGTGACCATCACGATCGTCTGACCCAGTTCATGCACCGACGTGCGCAGGAACGACAGCACCTCGGCACCGCTACGCGAGTCCAGATTGCCGGTCGGCTCGTCGGCGAAGATCACCTGCGGCTTGCTGATCAGAGCACGGGCCACCGCCACCCGCTGCTGCTGCCCGCCCGACAGCTCAGCCGGCTTGTGACCCAGCCGGTCACGCAGACCCACCGTCTCCACGACCCGATCGAACAGATCCCGATCGGCCTGACGCCCCGCGATCTCCAGCGGCAGCCGGATGTTCTGCTCCGCGGTCAACGTCGGCAGCAGGTTGAACGCCTGGAAGATGAAACCGATCCGCTCACGACGCAGCAGGGTGAGCTGCTTGTCGTTGAGCCCGGTGAGCTCCACGTCACCGATGTGGACCTGCCCCCCGCTGACCGTGTCCAGCCCCGCCAGACAGTGCATCAGCGTGGACTTACCCGACCCGGAAGGACCCATGATCGCGGTGAAGGCGCCCGTCGCGAAAGAGATGTCCACCCCCCGGAGGGCGTGCACGGCCGCATCCCCCTGGCCGTACACCTTCGTCAGGCCCCTGGCTACCACGGCGGCCGCCGCGTCCCCCCGCGCGTTCCACGCGCCGACCTCTCCGGTGATGGTCACGTCAACTCTCCTCGGCAACATGTGCGTAATGACGAGACAAACGCTATTGCCGGAGAAAGCGCAGGCCATCGGCCTCCAGGACGGACTCCCCGTCCACCGCAGGACCCCCACCGAGGGATCACTGCCACCTCCGGGGTAGCCCCGCCTCAGCCATTCGGCCGAGACACACCCCCCGCACCGCCCCGCTAACCCGCCGAATGAGGGGTCACAAGCCCCGACTCATAGGCGTACACCACCACCTGAGCCCGATCCCGCAGGCCCAGCTTGGCCAGAACCCGGCCCAGATGCGTCTTGACCGTCGCCTCCGCCAGATCCAGCCGATCAGCGATCTCCATATTCGACAACCCCCGGGCCACCAGCACGAGCACCTCCCGCTCCCGCGCCGTCAACCCCCCGAGCGCCGCCTGCTCCACCACACCCGGAGACGGCAGATGCACGGCGAAACGCTCCAGCAGCCGCCGCGTCGTACTCGGCGCGACCACCGCATCCCCACTGTGCACCGAATGGATCGCACTGATCAGATCCGAAGGCGGCACATCCTTCAACAGAAACCCCGACGCACCCGCCTTCAACGCCGCGAACGCGTAATCGTCCAGATCGAACGTGGTCAGGATCAGCACCCGAGGCCGCTCACCCGCCGCACAGATCAACCGCGTCGCCTCCACCCCGTCCATGACCGGCATCCGCACATCCATCAGCACCACATCGACCTCGGCCGACCGCGCGGCCTCGACCGCCGCGGCCCCGTCGCCCGCCTCCGCGACCACCCTGATGTCCGGCTGCGCCCCGAGCACCATACGGAACCCGGCCCGCAGCAACGCCTGATCATCGACCAGCATGACCCGGATCACCGGCCGCTCACCGCTCCCCGCACACCCCGCGAACGGCCCCCGCCCACCACCCGACGACCCCGCCCACCACACCGGACCCGCTCCATCACGCGGCCCGGCTCCGCCCGGTCTCACCGATCGGCAACCGCGCGGTCACCTGAAACCCACCACCCAACCGAGGCCTGGCCTCGATGCTCCCACCGAACATCGCGGCACGCTCCCGCATGCCGACCAGCCCATGCCCGCCCGGACGCCCCGCAGCGGCCCCACCACGACCGTCATCGGTCACCCGCAAAAGCAGCTCACGCACGCCGTACTCCATCTCGACCGTGGCACTGGCATCCGGACCACCATGCTTGAGGGTATTGGTGAGCGCCTCCTGAACGATCCGGTACACCGTCAACTGCTCACCCTCCGGCAGCTCCTGCGGAACCCCGACGACCCGCAGCTCGACCGGCAACCCCGAAGAACGCACCTGCGCCACCAACTCGTCCAACTGCGACAGACTCGGCTGCGGGGCATACTCCTCGACGGCGACACCGTCCGTCCGCAGCACCCCCACCATCCTGCGCATCTCGGCCAGCGCCTGCCGCCCCGTCTCAGCGATGGCCCGCATGGCCACACGGGCCTGCTCGGGATCACTGTCGATCGCGTAACCCGCCCCATCGGCCTGAACAATGATCACACTCACGTTGTGCGCGACCACATCGTGCAACTCACGGGCGATCCTGGCCCGCTCCGCCGCCGCCGCCAGCCGCGCCTGCTGATCCCGCTCATGCTCGGCCCGCTCGGCCCGCTCCTCCAGACTCTCCAGATAGCGACGGCGCGTGTTGGCGTAGATCCCCGCGATCCATATCGCGACCACGAACACCGACGCACTGGCGAAAGTCCCCGGATCAGGATTCGTCGTTATCTGACCGAACGAGAGAGCCAACCCCAGCTCGGCCACCAGACCCGCCGCCACGGCCCAGCGCAACGGCCGGAGCGACGCCACCGCGTACATCGCGATGAGCACGGCCACGTTGAACGGCAACGGATCCACACCGGCGAGCCACTGGCCGAAACTCGCCACCGAGACGATCGCGAACACCGTCAGCGGCCGGCTCCGCCGCCAGAACAGCGGCCCCACCAGCACCAGACCCAGCACCAGATAGACCCACGGATCCAGCAGCCCGCTCTGATACCCCTCCGAGCTAAAAGCGATCATGAAAAGAGTGCCCAGAGAGGCCAGCATGAACGGCGCCAGCCACAGGGCGTCCACGACACCGGGATGGCGCCGGCTCCGGGCGCGCAATCTGCCGAACACACCACCACAATACGTATCCGCAGATCAATGCCCTTCCCCCTCAAGGGGGAGTCCCGCCTACGACCCAGGTCGCACATCGCACATGGCTTACGTGTTCTTTACCCCTCATTGGGCATCATGGTTTCCGGGAGCACCCTCCGGGGTGAGTAAAGGGAGAATGTTTGTGATGGCGGATCACAATCACGCCGGGTCGCGCGGTGAAGAGGATGCACCGCGCGACCCGACGGTCCGTCACCGCCACGGCCGACCGTCCGTCACCGCCACGGGCTGACCGTCCACCTCCGGCCGACCGTCCGTCACCGCCACGGCCGACCGTCCGTCACCGCCACGGGCTGACCGTCCACCTCCGGCCGACCGACCGTCACTGTGACGGGCTGACCGTCCGCCACCGCCACCGGCTGACCGCTCCACACCGCTGAGCCGGCCGAAGGACCACCCGGCTCCAGCCGCAGCCCCAGCACTCCCCGCAGCCCCCCAGACCTGGCCGAATGCCGGATTTAATCCGATGGCGCCCCTTCCTCGGCCTCTGGCACAGTTCCTCCGATGGAACGCCAGTTAATCAGTCACATCGCCCACTACGATCACCCGATCGCCGCCCCGGTGAGCGAGCAAAACCTGGAGCGCCTGCTCACCCGCGCCAAACTCGCCCCCGGAGCACGCATCCTCGACCTCGGCTGCGGAGAGGCGCCCTGGGTGCTGCGGGCACTGGAACTCCACCCCGAAGCAGTCGCCGACGGGGTCGACATCTCCGAGCACGCGCTGACCGCCGCCCAGAAAGCCGCCGACCAGCGCGGGCTGTCCGACCGGCTCGGCCTCCACCACGTCCCGGCCGCCGACTTCACCGGCACCGAACCCTACGACCTCGTCCTCTGCGTAGGCTCCACCCACGCCTTCGACGGGCTCACCGCGACCATGCAGGACATACGCCGCCACCTGCGACCCGGAGGACTCGCACTGGTGGGAGAGGGCTTCTGGGAGACACCCCCCACCCCGGAGGCACTGACCAAGCTCGGCGCGAACCTCGACGACTACGGCGACCTCTCCGCGACCGTTGCCCAGGCCGAGGACGCCGGATACGCCACCGTCTACGGCCACACCAGCGACCTCGCCGAATGGCACGAATACGAATGGTCCTGGATCGGCACCCTCACCAACTGGGCCCTCGACCACCCCGGCCCCGACGGCGACGCCGCCCTCGCCGCAGCCCGCGACCACCGCGACATGTGGCTCAACGGCTACCGCGACATCCTCGGCTTCGTCACCCTCCTGCTGCGCCGCACCGACTGAGCCAGATCCCGTGACCGGTCGGCGGCGTCGCGCTCACCACCGCCGCAGCCGACCGGCCCCACCAGTTGATTTGTTTCATGTACTGCCGTAAATCCCGGGTGACCTTACTTCTTGGCGCCGCCATGCTTTTTTAAAGCGTCTCTCGGGTCGGCTGGGAAATGAAATTAACTGGCGATCTGATTAATGGATAATCATTTTCTGTTCTGTAGGGCCGTCGGGATTCGAACCCGAACTGGCGCGGACCTAAACCGCGTGTCTCTGCCTTTGGACTACGGCCCCTTGCTTTTTCCTGCGAAACTTTCTGTCTGTGAATGGCAATTTGGACAGAGAAATCGCAGGTTTTCTTTTCTGTTGTCAAGCCAATTGCCGCTGATGTGGTCGACGTGTAGCGTCAGTGGCCGACCTTGCCAGACTGCCTCGATCTTACAGTCCGCGCAGCGATGTGGCATCCCGGTTGCGATCAGGCTCCTTCTGAGCTGCCTGGGGTTGGGGCGGGGGCTGCCATCCGGTAGGACGACGAGAACCTGTTCGGGGCGGAGGCGCCTGGGTGAGGGCTGTCCTCGGTGGTGTGACTGCCCCAAGAAGTGTGAGGTATCGATTCCGAAGTGCTTCAGGCGGCGACTGATGTGGGCGTGGGAGCCGCCGGTCCATTTCACGCCGAGGTGGCGGAGGACGTCGGCGATGCTCAGAGAGTTGGCTGCCGCCTCGGCCAATATTTCGGGGGTGTACTTGGTTGGCATGCCCCAAGGATAAGTAATGGGACTGACAATTCCTGGGGCATGCGCGGGTCGTGCTAAATGGTGAAAAAAGGCATTTAATCGAGGCCGAGTTCGCGGCGGAGGCGGGCCACGTGGCCGGTCGCCTTCACGTTGTAGAGGGCCTTTTCGATTTTGCCGTCGGCGTCGATGACGAAGGTGGAGCGGATGACCCCGACGGTGGTCTTGCCGTACATCGTCTTCTCGCCGTGGGCGCCGTAGGCCTTGTGGACCTCCAGGCCGGGGTCCGACAGCAGGGGGAAGGTCAGGGCGTCGTGCTCGACGAACTTGGCGAGCTTGGCCGGGGTGTCCTTCGACACGCCGAGGACCACGAAGCCCGCGGAGGTCAGGGAGGCGAGGCTGTCGCGGAAGTCACAGGCCTGCTTGGTGCACCCGGGGGTCATCGCGGCGGGGTAGAAGTAGAGGATGACCCGCTTGCCACGGTAGGCGTCGAGGGACACGGTCGTGCCGTCGGCGGCGGGAAGTGTGACGTCCGGGGCGGCGTCGCCCGGTTCGAGTTTCATTCGGCTCCTCCGAGGAATTGTTCCCAGGTCAACTTACCGGCCTGCCCGAAGTGTCGTGGGAGGGCCGGACCTGACAGACTGATCAATGTCAAGGGCGATGAGAGGAGAGCCATGGCGGACACCGATCCCGCGGAGTTGGAACGGCGGATCGAGCGGACCCGTGCGGAGTTGGCCCAGACGGTTGACGCCATCGCCGATCGGGTGAGCCCGAAGAAGGTCGCGAGGCGGACCGTCAGCAAGGCGGAGTTGAGTGCGAAGCAGTTCCTGGTCTCGGTGGGAGACAGGGTCGGCGAGGTGGTGGGGGGTGCGCCGCGGCCCGTCAGGCTGGGGGACGAGCCCGATGATCTGTGGGCGGACGAGCAGCCGGACCTGGCGCCGGTCCTGATCGGCGTGGGCGTGGTGCTGGCGGTCAGCGCGATGGTCATGTTGTGGCGGCGCCGGCGCCGTTGATCCCGGGGGTGTCCGCCGGTGCCGGGCCGGCACCGGCGGCCCGGCGGCGGGCGTGTCCGCCCGTGTCAGGGTGCCCGTCCGTGTTCAGGGTGTCCGCTCGTGTCAGGGTGCCCGTCCGTGTTCAGGGTGCCCGTCCGTGTTCAGGGTGTCCGCTCGTGTCAGGGTGCCCGTTCGTGATCAGGCTGCTCGACTGTGTTCACAGGAAGGTCCTGCCCTCGCCGCGGTAGGTGGGGACCTGGTCCACGATCTCGTCGCCTTCGATCAGGTGCAGGGTGGCGAAGCGTTCGCAGAGCTCGCCCGCCTTGGCGTGCCGGAACCAGACGCGGTCGCCGACGCGCAGGTCTTCGGCGGCCTGGCCGAGGAGTGGGGTCTGGACCTCGCCGGCGCCCTCGTCGGAGTCGTAGCGCAGCCCGCAGGGCAGGTAGGGCTGGGGGAGGCGGTCGGGGCCGGGGGCGCCGGAGGCGTGGTAGCCGCCGCCGAGGACGGTGACGACTCCGGGGGCGGGGCGGCGGACGACGGGCAGGGCGAACAGGGCGGCGGGGCGGCCGGTGAAGTTCCGGTAGAAGTCGAACAGGCGGGGGTGGAAGAAGCCCGATCCGGCGGCGACCTCGGTGATGGCCTTCTCGCGGGTGGTCTTCTCGATGCTGCCGGTGCCGCCGCCGTTGACGAACTCCAGGTCGGCGACCTGGGTGACGGCCTGGACGATGCGGCCTCTGCGTGTGATCAGTTCGCGCCGTGACCGGGCCTGCATCAGGCGGATCGCCCGGGTGAGGGCGGCGTTGCCGGGGGGGTTGTCGCCGACTCCGGCGATCTGTGCTTCGTAGGCCATCAGGCCGACCAGGCGGAAGCCGGGCCGTTTGGCGACGTCGGCGGCGAGGTCGGCGGCCTGGTCGGCGTCGCGGACGGGGGAGCGCCGGGCGCCCGCGCGGAATCTGCCGCCGAGGGCGACGTATCCGGCGTCGATGTCGAGGCAGATCCGGATCTCGTGGCGGTCGCGGACGTCGGTGACGGCCGATTCGATGAAGTCCAGGTGTTCGGTCCGGTCGATCATCACCGTGATCTCCTGTGCCGCGCGGGTGTCGGCGGCGAGTGCGGTGAGTGCGGCGCGGTCCGCGGTGGGGTAGGCGACGAGGATGTCGCGTAGTCCGGTGGAGGCGAGCCAGAGGGCTTCGGGCAGGGTGAAGGCCATGATGCCGGCGAAGCCGTCCATGGCGAGGATCCGTTCCAGGACGGGGCGGGATCGGATCGACTTGCTGGCGACCCTGAT comes from Streptosporangium roseum DSM 43021 and encodes:
- a CDS encoding SAM-dependent methyltransferase; the encoded protein is MERQLISHIAHYDHPIAAPVSEQNLERLLTRAKLAPGARILDLGCGEAPWVLRALELHPEAVADGVDISEHALTAAQKAADQRGLSDRLGLHHVPAADFTGTEPYDLVLCVGSTHAFDGLTATMQDIRRHLRPGGLALVGEGFWETPPTPEALTKLGANLDDYGDLSATVAQAEDAGYATVYGHTSDLAEWHEYEWSWIGTLTNWALDHPGPDGDAALAAARDHRDMWLNGYRDILGFVTLLLRRTD
- a CDS encoding DUF3618 domain-containing protein, which codes for MADTDPAELERRIERTRAELAQTVDAIADRVSPKKVARRTVSKAELSAKQFLVSVGDRVGEVVGGAPRPVRLGDEPDDLWADEQPDLAPVLIGVGVVLAVSAMVMLWRRRRR
- a CDS encoding amino acid deaminase/aldolase; translated protein: MDDRQRYDRATVQLDPPFAVLDLAALRSNASGMTRRAGGKPIRVASKSIRSRPVLERILAMDGFAGIMAFTLPEALWLASTGLRDILVAYPTADRAALTALAADTRAAQEITVMIDRTEHLDFIESAVTDVRDRHEIRICLDIDAGYVALGGRFRAGARRSPVRDADQAADLAADVAKRPGFRLVGLMAYEAQIAGVGDNPPGNAALTRAIRLMQARSRRELITRRGRIVQAVTQVADLEFVNGGGTGSIEKTTREKAITEVAAGSGFFHPRLFDFYRNFTGRPAALFALPVVRRPAPGVVTVLGGGYHASGAPGPDRLPQPYLPCGLRYDSDEGAGEVQTPLLGQAAEDLRVGDRVWFRHAKAGELCERFATLHLIEGDEIVDQVPTYRGEGRTFL
- a CDS encoding response regulator — encoded protein: MLVDDQALLRAGFRMVLGAQPDIRVVAEAGDGAAAVEAARSAEVDVVLMDVRMPVMDGVEATRLICAAGERPRVLILTTFDLDDYAFAALKAGASGFLLKDVPPSDLISAIHSVHSGDAVVAPSTTRRLLERFAVHLPSPGVVEQAALGGLTAREREVLVLVARGLSNMEIADRLDLAEATVKTHLGRVLAKLGLRDRAQVVVYAYESGLVTPHSAG
- a CDS encoding sensor histidine kinase; amino-acid sequence: MFGRLRARSRRHPGVVDALWLAPFMLASLGTLFMIAFSSEGYQSGLLDPWVYLVLGLVLVGPLFWRRSRPLTVFAIVSVASFGQWLAGVDPLPFNVAVLIAMYAVASLRPLRWAVAAGLVAELGLALSFGQITTNPDPGTFASASVFVVAIWIAGIYANTRRRYLESLEERAERAEHERDQQARLAAAAERARIARELHDVVAHNVSVIIVQADGAGYAIDSDPEQARVAMRAIAETGRQALAEMRRMVGVLRTDGVAVEEYAPQPSLSQLDELVAQVRSSGLPVELRVVGVPQELPEGEQLTVYRIVQEALTNTLKHGGPDASATVEMEYGVRELLLRVTDDGRGGAAAGRPGGHGLVGMRERAAMFGGSIEARPRLGGGFQVTARLPIGETGRSRAA
- a CDS encoding ABC transporter ATP-binding protein; protein product: MTGEVGAWNARGDAAAAVVARGLTKVYGQGDAAVHALRGVDISFATGAFTAIMGPSGSGKSTLMHCLAGLDTVSGGQVHIGDVELTGLNDKQLTLLRRERIGFIFQAFNLLPTLTAEQNIRLPLEIAGRQADRDLFDRVVETVGLRDRLGHKPAELSGGQQQRVAVARALISKPQVIFADEPTGNLDSRSGAEVLSFLRTSVHELGQTIVMVTHDPVAASYADRVVFLRDGLLVSELVRPTPQTVLDTLMKLEA
- a CDS encoding ABC transporter permease; this translates as MLKTTLAGLRAHKLRLLLTSLAIALGVGFIAGTFVLTDTIDAGFTQKFSAAADRIDAAVTPAPGERSREEPLVPDAVLEKVRAVGGVADAQGLVQGTSALMGKDGKVAGDYPTAGVSIAEGSLNRTLITSGSAPRTPAEAVLDENTARTRGFTVGETITVLDSKEVKHEFTLVGLFDVGLNQELGFTGAVGFTTGTARSMTGEKGFREIDVAAAEGVTQDAVRDSIAAALGPDYQVKTGKDYADALARQNGADTQMITMGLLMFGLVAMFVAALVIYNTFNILVAQRTREMALLRCIGATRGQVFGSIVLESVVVGLLSSVLGLLLGYGLGAGALAVLTSVGAPLPSATAALAPRTIVLGLLIGLVVTVGAALLPARSATRVAPIAALRTQVEEHTFRAGLIRVIFASLFLVAGVGATVAALGMEPGQAALIVVMVGGSLVFLGVLTLGPVIVKPLGAFVGWLPARLFKVPGRLAVDNSRRNPKRSATTTVALTVGVTLMTLIAVLTGTMRATYSQKLDDQFPVDYMIQPQARDSGLPRALAEDLRSRPELTGVAAFRQTIAKVGKDEYEVGTFVAPADFRPELVTGSIDVLRPGTAVVADYVAKDLGLKVGDRVPVRTAKAGTVELAVVSTFDSEVTDLAGVTVPKEDFERYFGAVGDSRVLVNARDGVGPEQARKVVEAAAQPYPTAKVASSTEVRGEFDEALDMMLMIITGLLGLAVLISLLGIANTLSLSVHERTRESALLRALGLTRPQLRWMLSVEALILGLIGALVGVVLGVTFGWAAAQTMTGDVAFRLPVLQILAFVALSGLAGVLAAVLPARRAARASIVGSLASG
- a CDS encoding toxin glutamine deamidase domain-containing protein, whose amino-acid sequence is MAQVFLPAGVYNPVVTADGQRWRDFELEAQGSVVVAAPREPERGQWRPLRLERCRPYGVAGGLARPDPQTQEDMVRAVPVTEQGIPRRFPDPRGMWIRLINGAGAAEDPFRATNAVDCALAVLCTWYGAPTVAAPRRPEYDRVGKPLLTGEAGGVARAERWLGQRFQYVGQGRHAYLPIAQALLAGGHGAAAIIINRWPAGGSHAWNAVNSGGEVIWIDAQRGHMAVEPPYESVTGVFCVVIDRDGRRL
- a CDS encoding HNH endonuclease, translating into MPTKYTPEILAEAAANSLSIADVLRHLGVKWTGGSHAHISRRLKHFGIDTSHFLGQSHHRGQPSPRRLRPEQVLVVLPDGSPRPNPRQLRRSLIATGMPHRCADCKIEAVWQGRPLTLHVDHISGNWLDNRKENLRFLCPNCHSQTESFAGKSKGP
- the bcp gene encoding thioredoxin-dependent thiol peroxidase; protein product: MKLEPGDAAPDVTLPAADGTTVSLDAYRGKRVILYFYPAAMTPGCTKQACDFRDSLASLTSAGFVVLGVSKDTPAKLAKFVEHDALTFPLLSDPGLEVHKAYGAHGEKTMYGKTTVGVIRSTFVIDADGKIEKALYNVKATGHVARLRRELGLD